The Agreia sp. COWG nucleotide sequence AAGGCCACTCCCGAGAAGACGAAGACGATCGGGAGGATGTACAGCAGAATGCGCTGTTGCTTGAACATCGGGCTGTTCTTCGCCTCGGGCGACTGGTTCTTCGACATGATCTGCAGCTGCGTGATGAACTGCGAGGCCGTCATCAAGGCGATCATCGTGACGGCGAACACCACGACGAGAACACTGCCCTCGTTGTTGACGAGCGTGGCCTTGAGGGGCGCACCGAACAGGTTCGACTCTCCGAACGACTTGGCCAGGGCCTCGTTCAAGAGGCCGACGCCTCCGCCGGCCTTCTCGTGCTGGGCATCGTTCAAAACGGAGAAGAGCGAGAAGAAGATGGGCATCTGAATGAGCAACGGAAGACAGGAGCTCAGGGGGTTCGTACCCGTTCGCTTGTACAGTTCCATCGTCTCTCGAGACATGGCCTCACGAGAGAACTGATCCTTCTTGCCCTTGTACTTGTCTTGAATCTTCTTCAGTTGCGGGGCGACCTCGAGCATCTTGCGCTGGCTCTTGATCTGCTTGACGAAGATGGGGATCAGGGCGGCGCGGATGACGAGCACCAGCCCCACGATCGACAGCACCCAGGTGAGTCCGTCGTTGGGCTGAAGTCCGACCCATGTCCAGACGTAGTGGAATGCGACCAGAATGAGTTCGACGACCCATTTGATCGGCCAGAGTACGGTGCCGAGGAGATCCAAAGCGGTTAGCCCTTTCCGTGGCTACGTGGAACAACGAATCCGAACGGCGTCAGCCGATATCGGGGGTTCTTTGCGGGGGGAACATCATCGATCCCGCCGGCGGCCCAGGGGTGACAGCGCGCGATACGCAGGATGCCGAGTCCTGTTCCGAGGAACAGGCCACGCTGCTGGATCGCTTGGAGCGCATAGGACGAGCAGGAGGGGTAGTACCTGCACACATCTCCGTAGAGCGGTGAGACGACAGCCCTGTACAACCGCAGAATCACAACGGCGAGATTGCGCGGCGCCAACAGGATGGCAGTGAGAATCTCGGTGAACGAGACGCCGGCGACGGGAACGGTGGTCATGCGAGTGCGGACCCCTTCCGAAGCGATGCGACCAGTTCCTGGCAGAGTACGCCGTATGGCTGGGATGCAGCCCCGGGAAGTGCTCGGATGACCACGTCGGTTCCCGGCTTCAGTTGCGGCAGAATGCTGTAGCTCGCCGCCTTGAGTCGACGCCGAACCTTGTTTCGAGTCACCGCTATGCCCACGGATTTGGCGACAATGAAGCCGAACCGAGGCGCGTCAGCAGCCGATTGGCCGATTTTGGGTACACGGAGGTACGTCACGGCGTTGGGGGAGACGAAGCGAGACCCCCGCCGGACCACACCCCGATAATCGTCTGCTGTGGTGATCCGGTTGGCGTGAGCCAACACGAGCGGAACGAGACCGGTGTTAGGCGGAGAGCTCGGTGCGGCCCTTGCGACGGCGGGCACCGAGGATGGCGCGGCCGGCGCGGGTACGCATGCGCAGACGGAAACCGTGCACCTTGGCGCGGCGGCGGTTGTTCGGCTGGAAAGTTCTCTTGCTCATGATGTGTTCTCCGTGGCCCGAAGTCTCACCGCGATCAAGCGGAAGACTGCCGGGAAAGTAGGTGCGGGCCGAAT carries:
- the yidC gene encoding membrane protein insertase YidC, coding for MDLLGTVLWPIKWVVELILVAFHYVWTWVGLQPNDGLTWVLSIVGLVLVIRAALIPIFVKQIKSQRKMLEVAPQLKKIQDKYKGKKDQFSREAMSRETMELYKRTGTNPLSSCLPLLIQMPIFFSLFSVLNDAQHEKAGGGVGLLNEALAKSFGESNLFGAPLKATLVNNEGSVLVVVFAVTMIALMTASQFITQLQIMSKNQSPEAKNSPMFKQQRILLYILPIVFVFSGVAFPLGVMFYWLTSNFWTMGQQFLVIRNMPTPGSEAHKAREARLAKRGKLVLKEGALSDEVVVDETPKTTQRQQPVGKNRAKKQGGIK
- the yidD gene encoding membrane protein insertion efficiency factor YidD, with protein sequence MTTVPVAGVSFTEILTAILLAPRNLAVVILRLYRAVVSPLYGDVCRYYPSCSSYALQAIQQRGLFLGTGLGILRIARCHPWAAGGIDDVPPAKNPRYRLTPFGFVVPRSHGKG
- the rnpA gene encoding ribonuclease P protein component, with amino-acid sequence MPAVARAAPSSPPNTGLVPLVLAHANRITTADDYRGVVRRGSRFVSPNAVTYLRVPKIGQSAADAPRFGFIVAKSVGIAVTRNKVRRRLKAASYSILPQLKPGTDVVIRALPGAASQPYGVLCQELVASLRKGSALA
- the rpmH gene encoding 50S ribosomal protein L34, encoding MSKRTFQPNNRRRAKVHGFRLRMRTRAGRAILGARRRKGRTELSA